One Defluviitoga tunisiensis genomic window carries:
- the smc gene encoding chromosome segregation protein SMC, translated as MRLLSLEIEGFKSFGRRTVFNLDKNIIAIIGPNGSGKSNIVDAIRWLLGEQSQKQMRISEKTDILFSGSNNLNSSNEARVSLILVNDDNKTVKISKTLERNSYNKYYVDSKQVTLKELQSVFDTGIGKNFYSIIGQGQIGEIVNASPEDIRNIVLDASNIANYLEKKENSLRLLEKANVNLERINDVLFIVDKRLKSLSIRAGRAKKYLEYVEEIKKIGKVYFGVSKVKFMNQIKTYEDKLNDNSEKIKELLSQLFEIERKYRSLKDEIESVDKQLSTSGDLVENYRQRLQLIEKEKLSLSDKLNSLNSQLLNKKWENKSLEEKIVDLEEKLSTLNEQVNKYRIEKEEKEKLYNLRLEEREQSLKILQQREDRLKELEKNLLNIEPIIKELTNNIEKNRIQFTNNNNKISLLYEQKNSLELSSTEIKEKLQDLERELSKTENFESKLEESTKNETLDLKETEDRYNLIHSEIIKMQEKEREKNFNYINLKRQINEYEGYSEVTKEFFKKFGTDSNVVDVVANLIKTDEKYEEAVSTIAGARLQNVVIKNSGKAKEYLEYLKQNTNGKITFLPMDLLRTRVSLKKSFLNEPGVIDFVLDIVTFDDSYRTVMEYVFSNALLVDNLDTAIRISKMNYNGNIVTLSGELVSGYGAITGGKSKYDYSSFLLKRKREMHELEEELEKIREEINKKSNVLNALGEEVKVKQERLENLRDKLRNLYATKNIHLSEYKRMKEEEEKINVQIKQVQEKLLKCEEENTYYTNSMQDFKIKLEEYQHQQSSLKEEKNAIVKHIDSLKEELSSKDKKIVEYKIELEAAIEKYEYFRKEYNELSEDLIKTKRSMEELAQETSKINQEINKINDTFESLENDNKFLNDEISRLFDIMKASRSGKHDKSKSLEKYENQRNELKESVNKIREENQKLEYEIKDVNNNIKFLVEKAKNLGIQEEDFELKDLPENDIKALENRLIDLEDSLKKLGSVDLTVLDEYEDVQKEYEENKKNKDDILSSINSLKSSIKKLDEEAESQFSVFFQQLNSEFGSFISKLFPNGYGELNLLGEGKTFEKGIQISVKKAGRNFQKLSLFSGGEKALIAIAFLFALINLNPSPFYILDEIDAPLDDINTAKVADLILENSQKSQFLIITHNKLMMEIAEIFYGITMKDGVTYVVPVDFKELER; from the coding sequence TTGAGACTTCTTTCTCTAGAGATAGAAGGATTTAAGAGCTTTGGAAGAAGGACAGTTTTTAATCTAGATAAGAATATTATTGCAATAATTGGTCCGAATGGTTCTGGAAAGTCGAACATAGTAGATGCTATTAGATGGCTTTTAGGTGAGCAATCACAAAAGCAAATGCGTATATCCGAGAAAACTGATATACTTTTTTCTGGTAGCAATAACTTAAATTCATCTAACGAAGCTAGAGTATCATTGATATTAGTAAATGATGATAATAAAACTGTAAAAATATCAAAGACTCTAGAAAGAAATTCATATAACAAGTATTATGTTGATTCTAAACAGGTAACATTAAAAGAATTACAAAGTGTGTTTGATACTGGAATAGGGAAAAACTTTTATTCTATCATTGGTCAGGGGCAAATTGGCGAAATAGTTAATGCATCTCCAGAAGATATTCGAAATATTGTACTTGATGCTTCAAATATCGCCAATTATCTCGAGAAAAAAGAAAATTCTCTTAGACTTTTAGAGAAGGCAAATGTTAATTTGGAAAGGATAAATGACGTACTTTTCATAGTAGATAAGAGATTGAAATCTTTATCTATAAGAGCAGGAAGAGCCAAAAAATATTTAGAATATGTTGAAGAGATAAAAAAGATAGGAAAGGTTTATTTTGGGGTATCTAAAGTAAAGTTTATGAATCAAATTAAAACATACGAAGATAAATTAAATGACAATTCTGAAAAGATAAAGGAACTATTAAGTCAGTTGTTTGAGATAGAAAGGAAATATCGAAGTCTTAAGGATGAAATTGAAAGTGTTGACAAACAACTATCAACGAGTGGAGATTTAGTAGAAAATTATCGTCAAAGATTGCAATTAATTGAAAAAGAAAAATTAAGTTTGTCCGATAAATTAAATAGTCTAAATTCTCAATTGTTAAATAAAAAATGGGAAAACAAATCTCTAGAAGAAAAGATTGTAGATCTTGAAGAAAAACTATCTACATTAAATGAACAGGTAAATAAATATAGAATTGAGAAAGAAGAAAAGGAAAAGTTATATAATTTAAGACTAGAAGAGAGGGAACAATCTTTAAAAATATTACAACAGAGAGAAGATAGATTAAAAGAACTAGAAAAAAATCTTTTGAATATTGAACCTATAATTAAAGAATTAACAAATAATATTGAGAAAAATAGAATTCAATTTACAAATAATAACAATAAAATCAGTTTATTATACGAACAAAAAAACTCTTTGGAATTATCATCTACTGAAATAAAAGAAAAGCTACAAGATCTTGAACGTGAATTAAGCAAAACTGAAAATTTTGAATCAAAACTAGAAGAATCCACAAAAAACGAAACTTTAGATTTGAAGGAAACTGAAGATAGATATAATCTAATTCATTCAGAAATTATAAAAATGCAGGAGAAAGAACGAGAAAAAAATTTTAATTACATAAATCTAAAAAGACAAATTAATGAGTATGAAGGTTATTCGGAGGTTACTAAAGAATTTTTTAAAAAGTTTGGAACTGATTCAAATGTTGTAGATGTTGTAGCTAATTTGATTAAAACAGATGAAAAGTATGAAGAGGCGGTTTCTACAATTGCAGGAGCAAGATTACAAAATGTTGTAATAAAAAACTCCGGGAAGGCAAAGGAATATTTAGAATATTTAAAGCAAAACACAAATGGGAAAATTACTTTTTTGCCTATGGATTTATTAAGAACTCGAGTGTCCTTAAAGAAATCTTTTTTGAACGAACCTGGAGTTATTGACTTTGTGCTAGATATTGTAACTTTTGACGATAGTTATAGAACAGTTATGGAATACGTATTTTCTAATGCCTTATTGGTGGATAATCTTGATACTGCAATAAGGATTTCAAAGATGAACTATAATGGAAATATTGTTACATTAAGTGGAGAATTAGTCTCAGGATATGGTGCAATAACTGGTGGAAAATCAAAATATGATTATTCTTCTTTTCTTCTGAAGAGAAAAAGAGAGATGCATGAACTGGAAGAGGAATTAGAGAAGATTAGAGAAGAAATAAACAAAAAATCAAATGTTTTAAATGCTTTAGGAGAAGAAGTTAAAGTAAAGCAAGAAAGATTAGAAAATTTAAGAGATAAGTTAAGAAATCTCTATGCGACTAAGAATATTCATTTGAGTGAATATAAAAGAATGAAAGAGGAAGAAGAGAAGATCAATGTACAGATTAAACAAGTTCAAGAAAAACTATTAAAATGTGAAGAAGAAAACACCTATTATACCAATAGTATGCAAGATTTTAAGATAAAATTAGAAGAATATCAACATCAACAATCTTCATTAAAAGAAGAAAAGAATGCTATCGTAAAACATATTGATAGTTTAAAAGAAGAACTATCTTCAAAAGATAAGAAAATAGTTGAGTATAAAATTGAATTAGAAGCGGCGATAGAAAAATATGAATATTTTAGAAAGGAATATAACGAACTTTCCGAAGACTTAATTAAAACTAAAAGAAGTATGGAAGAATTAGCTCAAGAAACGAGTAAAATAAATCAAGAAATAAATAAAATAAATGATACGTTTGAAAGTTTAGAAAATGATAATAAATTTTTAAATGATGAAATTTCAAGGTTATTTGATATTATGAAAGCTAGTAGAAGTGGTAAACACGATAAATCCAAATCACTAGAAAAATATGAAAATCAAAGGAATGAGCTAAAAGAATCTGTTAATAAGATTCGTGAGGAAAATCAAAAGTTAGAATATGAAATCAAAGATGTAAATAACAATATTAAGTTTTTAGTAGAGAAAGCTAAAAATTTAGGCATACAAGAAGAAGATTTTGAGTTGAAAGATTTACCAGAAAATGATATTAAAGCTTTAGAAAATAGGCTAATAGATTTAGAAGATTCACTAAAAAAACTAGGGTCTGTAGATTTAACGGTACTGGATGAATATGAAGATGTACAAAAAGAATATGAAGAGAATAAGAAAAACAAAGATGATATTTTGAGTTCAATAAATTCTTTGAAAAGTTCTATAAAAAAGTTAGATGAAGAAGCAGAAAGTCAATTTAGTGTTTTCTTTCAGCAGTTAAACAGTGAATTTGGTTCTTTTATATCTAAACTTTTTCCTAATGGATATGGTGAACTTAATCTTTTAGGAGAAGGAAAAACATTTGAAAAAGGGATTCAAATATCTGTAAAAAAGGCTGGAAGAAATTTCCAGAAACTCTCTCTTTTTTCAGGAGGGGAAAAAGCCTTAATAGCAATAGCATTTTTATTTGCATTGATTAATTTAAATCCAAGTCCCTTTTATATTTTAGATGAGATAGATGCTCCATTAGATGATATTAATACTGCAAAAGTAGCAGATTTAATATTAGAAAACTCCCAAAAATCACAATTTTTAATTATTACTCACAATAAACTCATGATGGAAATTGCAGAAATTTTTTATGGCATCACGATGAAAGATGGTGTAACTTATGTTGTACCAGTTGATTTTAAGGAGTTAGAAAGATGA
- a CDS encoding methylated-DNA--[protein]-cysteine S-methyltransferase, with product MKTILSTDPGDIVIHIEGEKIVKIEFAKIKTSQIYDDKSKKFYDIIYSFLFGKLERVPITCFDMPGKTHFAKKVYNYLYMTEKGTVISYKELAQKVGNEKAYRVVGNLMKNNPLPIIIPCHRVIKSNGELGNFTPGIEWKEYLLNLEKYSIRR from the coding sequence ATGAAAACAATACTATCAACCGATCCAGGAGATATAGTTATACATATTGAAGGTGAAAAAATAGTTAAAATTGAATTTGCAAAGATAAAGACTTCTCAAATATATGATGATAAATCGAAAAAATTTTATGATATCATTTATAGTTTTCTTTTTGGAAAATTAGAAAGAGTTCCTATCACGTGTTTTGATATGCCTGGAAAAACACATTTTGCAAAAAAGGTATATAATTATCTTTATATGACTGAAAAAGGTACAGTTATCTCCTACAAAGAATTAGCTCAAAAAGTCGGAAATGAAAAGGCTTACAGAGTAGTAGGTAATTTAATGAAGAATAATCCACTTCCCATAATTATACCTTGTCACAGAGTAATAAAAAGTAATGGAGAACTAGGGAATTTTACTCCAGGAATAGAATGGAAAGAATATCTCTTAAATTTAGAAAAATATTCAATTAGAAGGTGA
- a CDS encoding enolase C-terminal domain-like protein, with amino-acid sequence MQTRERDVYYWQERTLLKNLDTEWIEHVLFKIVDKDNIEGIGAATPDIYFGQTFKSTMAILEELREFIENVPEIENIQTIENIIDKLIKNENTAKTSIMLTICDYINNKYNLDISKLLFSFDKDKYQENIFRIFWKKNLNLHEVYNTYSTNHQELKLEFLEKPSMKDLNEISKIFQGKHVWLDFRGLLDFYELTKALEILKPLKIVALEQPLAKGREKKVELIESQYPIFWDESIVTLEDLLRLHDFSNGIVLSLTKVGGLINVKKILDLAEIYNLITVISSGIEHPINTSWSNKIKGSFDIVDLTFDYYITDQDNI; translated from the coding sequence ATGCAGACTAGAGAAAGAGACGTATATTATTGGCAAGAAAGAACTTTATTAAAGAATTTAGATACTGAATGGATAGAACATGTACTTTTTAAGATAGTTGATAAAGATAATATAGAAGGTATAGGTGCAGCTACTCCTGATATATATTTTGGTCAGACTTTTAAATCAACAATGGCAATCCTTGAAGAATTAAGAGAGTTTATTGAAAATGTTCCAGAGATAGAAAATATACAGACTATAGAAAATATAATTGACAAATTAATTAAAAATGAAAATACAGCAAAAACATCAATAATGTTGACAATTTGTGATTACATCAATAATAAGTATAATTTAGATATATCCAAACTTCTCTTTTCTTTTGATAAAGATAAATATCAAGAAAATATTTTTAGGATTTTTTGGAAAAAAAATTTGAATCTTCATGAAGTCTATAACACTTATTCTACAAACCATCAAGAACTTAAGTTAGAATTTTTAGAAAAACCTTCCATGAAAGATTTAAATGAGATTTCAAAAATTTTCCAAGGTAAACATGTATGGTTAGATTTCAGGGGTTTATTAGACTTTTATGAATTAACCAAAGCTTTGGAAATTTTAAAACCTCTTAAAATAGTTGCACTTGAGCAACCTCTTGCTAAAGGCAGGGAGAAGAAGGTTGAATTGATAGAATCGCAATATCCAATATTTTGGGATGAATCAATTGTAACACTAGAAGATTTACTAAGACTTCATGATTTTTCTAACGGGATAGTATTAAGTTTAACGAAAGTCGGGGGATTGATTAATGTAAAAAAAATTCTTGATTTAGCTGAAATATATAATCTTATTACAGTTATTTCTTCGGGCATTGAGCATCCAATTAACACTAGTTGGTCAAATAAGATAAAAGGCTCTTTTGATATTGTAGACCTGACTTTTGATTATTATATAACTGATCAAGACAACATATAA
- a CDS encoding YjgP/YjgQ family permease, with product MRKLFKYVSKEFIPPFFMGVAAFIVFVSVELLYQLSEIIVRNHVGFSKLLILIWYHLPYFISMGIPVGVLFGVFWAISKLSAANEIIAFQTLGIPTKKFAIPFLVWAVIFCFFTFILFDTIVPNSNFKAKEAMALYVYQRPEAQIEENQFVDVGDGRYLFVRQIDRNTGILYDVLLYEVNRDSTVVFHAQKAEKGLNGWYMENGRMFKTNKDGFLDLDIVFQQIELDIQQDVEEFLNLSKGANEMTSKELREKIKTFSRLGLDVSGLIVSYQSKFANSLAPFVICILGIALSLFLNLTSKSWSVITTFILVVVYQGSGAWLTALGKEKIIDPLLSAWIPNIIFGIIGIFLFLILDTRFSYKLLEPLKRILPLLFVIFIGKTIFSAPVNITCDSFYLKDNLLILENGVLVEYEGSNIVSDRAEGELNDDGTIKTATFFGDVKYLYNSDISIEASEITVNFEKNSVLFLNSYTIQKYKGENDINVRIWSEKIEKPVDENVIHARDTKLTTCEDCITYYLSAKKVDIYPGYFLIARDVVLSFFGVPTLYLPFYFQSLSEDEEVPFSLTFAYGNNKISIETKINYKFENSSSFHLSNNIINELNTGEVYQDTFFRYGFPLFEGRMFIFSEIISSTNKPDNLGIYYEFFEKSKLELKIEPTINNKYFSLNIPKLKTNFGDLKNIQSHIYWDSEGFKDILFLNLETQAFQKRYGKSLISLSKIKLNSKSYGDLTDLTFEEIWNTRKDRIELAGKYNFYTGFTNMYGNFDYTFSSQGTETVQNRLLSNNTFSYKDTLYEYKKDDFKLKFNMDSKIRFNYGKDFVPDQKYSEGKTLFDYSLKPGIDINLGIFDVGNSLEYIKVLENSYSPSTTDEINYLDYLGYNLSFFENNLFHSARLTRTYDLMDPEDLFDLKGLKLETNNKIKVVDSENIIQTKTDFNIEDDNNIFPEVTSVKITNNFSNYIHRTEFDYKHEEDLKIEYFKNRETFKYNRNLLQLDYNLYLGETKFYKIIPEIYSYYVFYNNGNKIFGNFNIKNEYNLYELRFNFLEKNSKYSFGIDSSYFVSDYLKTGFEVMNWDKSEFANISFNYDIKDKYLNFTEFEIQKKIVCWTFNFKAVFSILPQPQIEFFALTFFINYLPSKNVSFSDSGVNVGLM from the coding sequence ATGAGAAAACTCTTTAAATATGTTTCTAAAGAGTTTATTCCTCCTTTCTTTATGGGAGTGGCAGCATTTATAGTGTTTGTTAGCGTTGAATTGTTATATCAACTATCTGAAATAATTGTCAGAAATCACGTTGGATTTTCTAAGCTACTTATTTTAATATGGTATCATTTACCATACTTTATTTCTATGGGAATACCAGTAGGTGTTTTGTTCGGCGTTTTTTGGGCTATTTCAAAACTATCTGCAGCTAATGAAATTATTGCATTTCAAACTTTAGGTATTCCAACAAAAAAATTTGCAATTCCATTTTTAGTATGGGCGGTCATTTTTTGTTTTTTTACATTCATTCTTTTTGATACTATAGTTCCAAATTCTAATTTTAAGGCTAAAGAAGCTATGGCGTTATATGTTTATCAAAGACCAGAAGCTCAAATTGAAGAAAATCAATTTGTTGATGTTGGAGATGGTAGATATCTTTTTGTAAGGCAAATTGATAGAAATACAGGTATTTTGTATGATGTTCTTTTGTACGAAGTTAATAGGGATTCTACCGTTGTTTTCCATGCTCAAAAAGCTGAAAAAGGCTTAAATGGATGGTATATGGAAAACGGAAGGATGTTTAAAACAAATAAAGATGGTTTTCTAGACCTTGATATCGTATTTCAACAAATTGAATTAGATATACAACAGGATGTTGAAGAATTTTTGAATCTCTCAAAAGGTGCAAATGAGATGACTTCAAAAGAACTCAGAGAAAAAATCAAAACATTTTCTAGGTTGGGTTTGGACGTTTCAGGGCTGATAGTTTCTTATCAGTCAAAATTTGCTAACTCTTTAGCTCCTTTTGTTATCTGTATTTTAGGTATTGCATTATCTTTATTTTTAAATTTGACTAGTAAGTCATGGAGCGTTATTACAACTTTTATTCTGGTAGTTGTATATCAAGGGTCGGGGGCTTGGTTAACTGCATTGGGAAAAGAAAAAATAATTGATCCTTTACTCAGTGCTTGGATACCAAATATAATATTTGGAATAATTGGTATATTTTTGTTTCTAATCTTAGACACAAGATTTTCATACAAACTTTTAGAACCCTTAAAGAGGATTTTGCCTTTATTGTTTGTTATTTTTATTGGTAAAACAATTTTTTCTGCCCCTGTAAATATTACCTGTGATTCTTTTTATTTAAAAGATAATTTATTAATTTTAGAAAATGGGGTATTAGTTGAATATGAGGGTTCTAACATTGTTTCAGATAGAGCTGAGGGAGAGTTAAACGATGATGGAACAATTAAGACAGCTACTTTCTTTGGAGATGTTAAATATTTATATAACAGTGATATTTCTATAGAAGCCTCTGAAATAACGGTAAATTTCGAAAAAAATTCAGTACTTTTTTTAAACTCTTATACTATTCAAAAGTATAAAGGTGAAAATGATATAAACGTTAGAATATGGTCAGAAAAAATAGAAAAACCAGTTGATGAAAATGTAATCCATGCAAGAGATACAAAACTAACCACTTGTGAAGATTGTATAACATATTATTTATCTGCAAAAAAAGTTGATATTTATCCTGGGTATTTTCTCATTGCTAGAGATGTAGTGCTTAGTTTTTTTGGTGTTCCAACTTTATATCTACCTTTTTATTTTCAAAGTTTATCTGAAGATGAGGAAGTGCCTTTTTCTTTGACTTTTGCTTATGGTAATAATAAGATTTCTATTGAAACCAAAATTAATTATAAATTTGAAAATTCATCTAGTTTCCATTTGTCTAATAATATTATTAATGAATTAAATACAGGTGAAGTTTATCAGGATACTTTTTTTAGATATGGATTTCCATTATTTGAAGGTAGGATGTTTATTTTTTCTGAAATCATTTCTTCCACTAACAAGCCTGATAACTTGGGTATTTATTATGAATTTTTTGAGAAATCAAAGTTGGAATTAAAAATTGAACCTACAATTAACAACAAATATTTTTCTTTGAATATACCTAAATTAAAAACTAATTTTGGTGATTTAAAAAATATTCAGTCGCATATTTATTGGGATTCAGAAGGTTTTAAAGATATTCTATTTTTGAATTTAGAAACACAAGCTTTTCAGAAAAGATATGGTAAGTCGTTGATCTCATTGTCCAAAATAAAGCTTAATTCAAAGTCTTATGGAGATTTAACTGATCTTACTTTTGAAGAAATATGGAATACTCGAAAAGATCGAATTGAATTAGCTGGAAAGTATAATTTTTATACAGGCTTTACTAATATGTACGGAAATTTTGATTATACTTTTTCAAGTCAAGGTACTGAAACAGTTCAGAATAGGTTACTTTCAAATAATACATTTTCATATAAAGATACTTTATATGAGTATAAAAAAGATGATTTTAAATTAAAGTTTAATATGGATAGTAAAATTCGATTCAATTATGGAAAAGATTTTGTGCCAGACCAAAAATATTCAGAGGGTAAAACATTATTTGACTATTCTTTAAAACCAGGTATAGACATAAATTTGGGTATTTTTGATGTTGGAAATTCTCTTGAATATATAAAGGTTTTGGAAAACTCTTATTCTCCAAGTACTACTGATGAAATCAATTACCTTGATTACTTGGGTTATAATTTGTCTTTTTTTGAAAACAATTTATTTCATTCTGCAAGATTAACCCGAACATATGATCTGATGGATCCTGAAGATTTATTTGACTTAAAGGGGTTAAAATTGGAGACAAATAATAAAATAAAAGTAGTAGATTCTGAAAATATTATACAGACAAAAACTGATTTTAACATAGAAGATGATAATAATATATTCCCCGAAGTAACCAGTGTAAAAATAACAAATAATTTTTCTAACTATATTCATAGAACTGAATTTGATTATAAACATGAAGAAGATTTAAAAATAGAATATTTTAAGAATAGAGAAACATTTAAATATAACAGGAATCTATTACAATTAGACTATAATTTGTATTTAGGTGAGACAAAATTTTATAAAATCATACCTGAAATATATAGTTATTATGTTTTTTATAATAATGGTAATAAAATTTTTGGTAATTTCAACATCAAAAATGAGTATAATTTATACGAATTACGTTTTAATTTTTTAGAGAAGAATTCAAAATATTCGTTTGGTATTGATTCTAGTTATTTTGTCTCCGATTATTTAAAAACAGGATTTGAAGTTATGAATTGGGATAAAAGTGAGTTTGCTAACATTTCTTTTAATTATGATATTAAAGATAAATACTTAAACTTTACAGAATTTGAGATTCAAAAAAAGATAGTTTGTTGGACTTTCAACTTTAAGGCTGTTTTTTCAATTTTACCTCAACCTCAAATTGAATTTTTTGCCTTAACATTTTTTATTAATTATTTGCCAAGTAAAAATGTTAGCTTTAGTGATAGCGGAGTTAATGTAGGATTAATGTAA
- a CDS encoding nicotinate phosphoribosyltransferase translates to MSEEGNKKRLHPNLFKVPIDKVRMGYYSDKYFTRYVEVLKKDKKNVTVTYQFFPRGDCIVVGLDEALAILRFGTGYYKDEERAKDLFNEILKLEKSIQDASTRMDKDELLQLTSKKWDIRMILNNLWVDKWNEIEVRALYDGDEAKDMEPVFVIEGNPAYFGYLETILLGVMARASSTATSVKKVVKAARGKPVIFFSARFDHFWVQTTDGYAALKAGAFGVSTDANADYWGVESLGTIPHALIAAYDGDTTSATIAFDKHIDGHVNRIVLVDWNNDVIGTSIDVARKFYKYFYGQEPNIQAGDLAKVIGEGKNKIWAVRFDTSGNLRDKSVVPKDRSSLGVNPEIVWRARRKFDQLGMEDLKIMVSGGFDAEKIDLFETLDVAADLYGVGSKLLREKLDFTADVVEVNGRECAKVGRKKGDYSRLSKVEKKYWE, encoded by the coding sequence ATGAGTGAAGAAGGTAACAAAAAAAGGTTGCATCCAAATCTGTTCAAAGTACCAATAGATAAAGTTAGAATGGGGTATTATAGTGATAAATACTTTACAAGGTATGTTGAGGTTTTAAAGAAAGATAAGAAAAATGTGACGGTAACTTATCAATTTTTTCCTAGGGGAGATTGTATAGTAGTTGGACTAGACGAGGCTCTTGCTATTTTAAGATTTGGTACAGGTTACTATAAAGATGAAGAAAGGGCTAAAGACTTATTCAATGAGATTTTAAAATTAGAGAAATCCATACAAGATGCTTCAACTAGAATGGACAAAGATGAGTTATTACAACTTACTTCTAAAAAATGGGATATAAGAATGATTTTAAATAATTTGTGGGTAGACAAATGGAATGAAATTGAGGTAAGAGCTCTCTATGATGGTGACGAAGCCAAAGACATGGAACCAGTTTTTGTAATTGAAGGTAACCCAGCATACTTTGGTTATTTAGAAACTATTTTATTAGGTGTGATGGCTCGTGCTTCAAGTACAGCCACATCTGTCAAGAAAGTTGTCAAAGCTGCAAGAGGAAAACCTGTAATATTTTTTAGTGCTAGATTTGACCATTTTTGGGTTCAAACAACAGACGGTTATGCTGCTTTAAAAGCGGGTGCTTTTGGTGTATCAACCGATGCTAATGCTGATTATTGGGGGGTCGAATCATTAGGAACAATACCTCATGCTTTAATTGCCGCTTATGATGGAGATACAACTTCTGCGACTATTGCTTTTGATAAGCATATAGATGGACATGTGAATAGAATTGTTTTAGTTGATTGGAATAATGATGTCATAGGAACCTCTATTGATGTTGCAAGAAAGTTTTATAAGTACTTTTATGGGCAAGAACCAAATATTCAAGCTGGAGACTTAGCTAAAGTTATAGGAGAAGGTAAAAATAAAATTTGGGCAGTGAGATTTGATACTTCTGGAAATCTTAGGGATAAATCAGTTGTTCCAAAAGATAGATCCTCATTGGGTGTAAATCCAGAGATAGTGTGGCGTGCAAGAAGAAAATTTGATCAATTAGGAATGGAAGACTTAAAAATTATGGTTTCTGGAGGGTTTGATGCAGAAAAGATAGACCTTTTTGAAACTCTAGATGTAGCCGCTGATTTGTATGGAGTTGGGTCTAAATTGTTGAGGGAAAAATTGGATTTTACTGCCGATGTAGTGGAAGTCAATGGTCGAGAATGTGCAAAGGTAGGAAGGAAAAAAGGAGACTACTCAAGATTATCGAAAGTTGAGAAAAAGTATTGGGAATAA
- a CDS encoding uracil-DNA glycosylase — MLLYGNIEKQEKMKMIAKNIELCEKCPLHLTRKNTVPGSGNVDSPIMFVGEGPGADEDALGEPFVGRAGQLLEKMLKELAKLERKDVFITNIVKCRPPQNRMPTKEEIKECQSYLDAQILVIKPKIIVTLGSTPLNYFTGLNKMTESRGHFYDWHGNIKIFATFHPSYLLRNQSNAKGSPRWFASLDMTLVGFMYRAFIQGKSTEEVVKIIEEKVKSLEPSGGI, encoded by the coding sequence ATGCTATTATATGGGAACATTGAAAAACAAGAAAAAATGAAAATGATCGCAAAAAATATAGAATTATGTGAAAAATGTCCTCTACATTTAACAAGAAAAAACACAGTACCTGGTTCTGGAAACGTAGATTCTCCTATTATGTTTGTGGGAGAAGGCCCAGGCGCAGATGAAGATGCTTTAGGAGAGCCTTTTGTTGGAAGAGCAGGTCAATTGCTTGAAAAAATGTTGAAAGAACTTGCAAAGTTAGAAAGAAAAGATGTTTTCATTACTAATATTGTAAAATGTAGACCTCCTCAGAATAGAATGCCAACTAAAGAAGAGATTAAAGAATGTCAATCTTATTTAGATGCACAAATTTTAGTAATTAAACCCAAGATAATTGTAACACTTGGGAGTACTCCTTTGAATTATTTTACAGGATTAAATAAAATGACTGAATCAAGAGGTCATTTTTATGATTGGCATGGAAATATTAAAATTTTTGCCACTTTTCATCCAAGTTATTTATTAAGAAATCAAAGTAATGCCAAAGGTTCCCCACGATGGTTTGCTTCCCTTGATATGACATTAGTGGGCTTTATGTATAGAGCTTTTATTCAAGGAAAAAGTACCGAAGAAGTTGTCAAGATTATTGAAGAAAAAGTTAAAAGTTTGGAGCCCTCTGGGGGGATTTAG